The following are from one region of the Stanieria cyanosphaera PCC 7437 genome:
- the groL gene encoding chaperonin GroEL (60 kDa chaperone family; promotes refolding of misfolded polypeptides especially under stressful conditions; forms two stacked rings of heptamers to form a barrel-shaped 14mer; ends can be capped by GroES; misfolded proteins enter the barrel where they are refolded when GroES binds) encodes MAKIISFKEESRRSLEKGVNSLANAVKITLGPKGRNVLLEKKFGAPQIVNDGITVAKEIELEDPLENTGARLIQEVASKTKDIAGDGTTTATVIAQALIKEGLKNVTAGANPVALRRGLEKTTAYLVKEIVAVAKPVTGDAIAQVATVSAGNDEEIGAMIAEAMDKVTKDGVITVEESKSLATELDVVEGMQLDRGYISPYFITDQERQQVNFDNALILITDKKIGAIADLVPVLEKVARSGQPLLIIAEDLEGEALATLVVNKARGVLNVAAIKAPSFGDRRKQMLQDIAILTGGQMISEEIGLSLEMVSLEMLGKAEKITIDKENTTIVSGGGKTEEIQKRVAQLRKQLEETDSEYDAEKLQERIAKLAGGVAVIKVGAATETELKDRKLRIEDALNATKAAVDEGIVPGGGTTLIHLANKVVDFKNQLSNDEEKVAADIFAKALEAPLRQLADNAGVEGTVIVERVKNTDFNVGYNALTGQLEDLIAAGIIDPAKVVRSAVQNAASIAGMVLTTEALVVEKPEPQAPAMPGGMDGMGGMGGMGGMGGMGMM; translated from the coding sequence ATGGCAAAAATTATCTCGTTTAAGGAAGAGTCAAGAAGATCGTTAGAAAAGGGTGTAAACTCCCTAGCTAATGCAGTTAAAATTACTCTTGGTCCCAAAGGGCGCAATGTTTTATTAGAAAAGAAATTTGGCGCACCCCAAATCGTTAACGATGGAATTACCGTTGCCAAAGAAATTGAATTAGAAGATCCTTTAGAAAATACTGGTGCTAGATTAATTCAAGAAGTCGCTTCTAAAACTAAAGATATTGCTGGAGATGGTACAACTACCGCAACAGTTATTGCTCAAGCATTAATCAAAGAAGGTTTAAAAAATGTCACCGCAGGGGCTAATCCTGTAGCATTAAGAAGAGGTTTGGAAAAAACCACTGCTTATTTAGTCAAAGAAATCGTAGCTGTAGCCAAACCAGTAACAGGAGATGCGATCGCACAAGTAGCCACCGTTTCGGCTGGTAATGACGAAGAAATCGGGGCAATGATCGCTGAGGCGATGGATAAAGTAACTAAAGATGGCGTGATTACCGTTGAAGAATCAAAATCTTTAGCTACAGAATTAGATGTAGTTGAAGGAATGCAACTTGATCGCGGTTATATTTCTCCTTATTTTATTACTGATCAAGAAAGACAACAGGTTAATTTTGATAACGCCTTAATCTTGATCACTGATAAGAAAATTGGTGCGATCGCCGATTTAGTTCCTGTCTTAGAAAAAGTTGCTCGTTCCGGTCAACCTTTATTAATTATTGCTGAAGATTTAGAAGGTGAAGCTTTAGCTACTTTAGTTGTTAATAAAGCTCGTGGTGTTTTAAATGTAGCTGCGATCAAAGCTCCTTCTTTTGGCGATCGCCGTAAACAAATGCTTCAAGACATCGCCATCCTAACTGGTGGACAAATGATTTCTGAAGAAATCGGCTTGAGTCTAGAAATGGTTTCTCTTGAGATGCTAGGTAAAGCTGAAAAGATTACCATTGACAAAGAAAATACTACAATTGTTTCTGGTGGTGGTAAAACCGAAGAAATTCAAAAACGAGTTGCTCAACTACGCAAACAATTAGAAGAAACTGATTCCGAATACGACGCAGAAAAATTACAAGAACGCATTGCTAAACTCGCTGGTGGTGTTGCTGTTATTAAAGTTGGTGCAGCTACTGAAACCGAACTCAAAGACCGCAAACTTCGTATTGAAGACGCACTTAACGCTACTAAAGCTGCGGTAGATGAAGGAATTGTTCCTGGCGGTGGTACAACTCTAATTCATTTGGCGAATAAAGTTGTTGATTTTAAAAATCAATTAAGCAACGACGAAGAAAAAGTTGCTGCTGATATTTTTGCTAAAGCTTTGGAAGCTCCCTTACGTCAGTTAGCTGATAATGCTGGAGTAGAAGGAACAGTTATTGTTGAGCGAGTTAAAAATACGGACTTTAACGTTGGTTACAATGCTTTAACTGGTCAATTAGAAGATTTGATTGCTGCTGGTATTATTGACCCAGCTAAAGTAGTTCGCTCTGCGGTACAAAATGCAGCCTCTATTGCTGGTATGGTTTTAACTACAGAAGCATTAGTAGTAGAAAAACCCGAACCTCAAGCTCCCGCAATGCCTGGTGGTATGGATGGCATGGGCGGAATGGGCGGAATGGGTGGCATGGGTGGTATGGGCATGATGTAA
- a CDS encoding argininosuccinate synthase gives MGRAERVVLAYSGGVDTSVCIPYLINEWGVKEIITLAADLGQGEELKPIQEKALKCGAVESLVEDATETFVKDYAFPAICANTLYENRYPLSTALARPLIAKLLVDAAEKYGADAVAHGCTGKGNDQVRFDVGIMALNPKLKVLAPAREWGMSREETIAYGEKFGIESPVKKSSPYSIDRNLLGRSIEAGPLEDPMTEPPEEIYAMTRAIADTPNEPEYIEIGFERGIPVSVNGKTLNPIELISQLNDIVGKHGVGRIDMIENRVVGIKSREIYETPALLVLINAHRDLESLTLTGDVTRYKRGIEQTYSELIYQGLWYSPLKTALDAFIQTTQVNVSGTVKVKLFKGNAMIVGRQSDNSIYAPDLATYGADDEFDHKAAEGFIYIWGLPTKVWAQKTKG, from the coding sequence ATGGGTCGCGCGGAAAGAGTGGTGCTGGCATACTCTGGCGGAGTAGATACTTCTGTCTGTATTCCTTATTTAATCAATGAATGGGGTGTCAAAGAAATAATCACTTTAGCAGCAGATTTGGGGCAAGGAGAAGAACTCAAACCAATTCAAGAGAAAGCTTTAAAATGTGGAGCGGTAGAATCTTTGGTGGAAGATGCCACAGAAACTTTTGTGAAAGATTATGCTTTTCCTGCCATTTGTGCTAATACTCTTTATGAAAATCGTTATCCCCTCTCCACAGCTTTAGCTCGTCCTCTGATTGCCAAATTATTAGTCGATGCTGCCGAAAAATATGGAGCGGATGCTGTAGCACATGGTTGTACAGGTAAAGGAAACGATCAAGTTCGTTTTGATGTCGGCATTATGGCACTCAATCCCAAGCTAAAAGTTTTAGCACCAGCGAGGGAATGGGGAATGAGTAGAGAAGAAACTATTGCTTATGGAGAAAAATTTGGGATTGAATCTCCTGTTAAAAAATCTTCTCCCTATAGTATCGATCGCAACTTACTCGGACGCAGTATTGAAGCAGGACCGTTAGAAGATCCCATGACAGAACCCCCAGAAGAAATTTATGCGATGACTAGAGCGATCGCAGATACTCCGAATGAACCAGAATATATAGAAATCGGTTTTGAAAGAGGAATTCCTGTTAGTGTAAATGGCAAAACGCTCAATCCTATTGAACTGATTTCTCAATTAAACGACATCGTTGGTAAACACGGAGTAGGACGAATCGACATGATTGAAAACCGTGTTGTCGGGATTAAATCGCGGGAAATTTACGAAACTCCTGCTTTACTCGTCTTAATTAACGCTCATCGGGATTTAGAAAGTCTTACTTTAACTGGAGATGTCACTCGTTACAAACGAGGCATTGAACAAACTTATAGTGAATTAATCTATCAAGGATTATGGTACAGTCCTTTAAAAACTGCTCTTGATGCTTTTATTCAAACTACTCAAGTTAATGTTTCTGGTACTGTCAAAGTTAAATTGTTTAAAGGAAATGCCATGATCGTCGGTCGTCAATCGGATAATTCTATTTATGCTCCCGATTTAGCTACTTACGGTGCAGACGACGAATTCGACCACAAAGCTGCTGAAGGTTTTATTTATATTTGGGGTCTACCTACTAAAGTTTGGGCGCAAAAAACTAAAGGATAA
- a CDS encoding response regulator transcription factor — MKENSQRDSKKLLLIDDDPNLILLVKDYLEFRGYNVMTAENGREALDLLEQSIPDMIICDVMMPEMDGYSLVQHIRQEPRTNRIPVLFLSAKGQSQDRVKGLNEGADVYMVKPFEPEELVAQVESSLNQIKRWEQGRARGIDGVATIQVPHNVELTPTELKVVQLVAKGMANREIAEQLNVSQRTIESHVSNMLNKTSLNNRTELARWAIESNMA; from the coding sequence ATGAAAGAAAACTCTCAAAGAGATAGTAAAAAATTACTACTTATTGACGATGACCCTAACCTAATCTTACTGGTTAAAGACTATCTTGAATTTAGGGGCTATAACGTCATGACAGCAGAAAATGGGAGAGAAGCTTTAGATTTGCTAGAGCAGAGTATCCCCGATATGATTATTTGCGATGTTATGATGCCCGAAATGGATGGTTATTCTTTAGTTCAACATATTCGACAAGAACCTCGGACAAATAGAATTCCTGTACTGTTTCTGTCGGCTAAAGGGCAAAGTCAAGACCGAGTCAAAGGTTTAAACGAAGGTGCTGATGTTTATATGGTTAAACCTTTTGAACCAGAAGAATTAGTAGCACAGGTAGAGTCTTCTCTCAATCAAATCAAACGTTGGGAGCAAGGTCGTGCTAGAGGCATAGACGGAGTAGCAACAATCCAAGTTCCCCATAATGTCGAACTCACTCCAACAGAGTTAAAGGTAGTGCAGTTAGTCGCTAAAGGCATGGCTAATCGTGAAATTGCTGAACAACTTAACGTCAGTCAACGGACAATTGAAAGCCATGTTTCTAATATGCTCAACAAAACTAGCTTAAATAACCGTACTGAGTTAGCACGTTGGGCAATTGAAAGTAATATGGCTTAA
- the ligA gene encoding NAD-dependent DNA ligase LigA, with amino-acid sequence MTATPEIQQKVVQLKQQLIQAGYAYYVLDNPIMEDAVYDQLYRQLQDLETQYPELITPDSPTQRVGDQPASQFTSVKHNIPLYSLENAFNQQELAKWQERWQRQAPDVQDFAYVCELKIDGSALALTYENGILVRGVTRGDGVTGEDITQNIRTIRTIPLRLNLDNPPSIVEVRGEAFLPIAVFEKINQEREQSGEALFANPRNAAAGTLRQLDAKVVDKRKLNFFAYTLHLPNHPNHPTSQWESLELLQKMGFRVNPNRKLCKSLAEVEEYYQEWDTARRNLSYLTDGVVVKLNSYSLQQRLGFTQKFPRWAIALKYPAEEAPTIVKDIIVNVGRTGAVTPMAVMQPVQLAGTTVQRATLHNSDRVSELDLRIGDTVIIRKAGEIIPEVVRVMSQLRPPDTQPYQMPTHCPECNSQLIRPKGEAVTRCVNSSCPAILRGSLIHWASRDALDIRGLGEKIVVLLIKQNLVKSIADLYSLEIEQIAALERMGQKSAQKLLKAIADSKNQPYARVLYGLGIRYVGSVNAKLLAQNFPTIETLSTASVASLEAVYGIGEEIAQSVFQWFRIPANQLLVSALQKAGLQFKHHNSSSKTQSNLTANTFTGKTFVITGTLTTLKRNEAKDLIEQAGGKVTNSISNKTDYLVIGENPGSKLAKAQELNIPQLDENQLLELLKT; translated from the coding sequence GTGACAGCAACACCAGAAATTCAACAAAAAGTAGTTCAACTGAAACAACAATTAATTCAAGCAGGATATGCTTATTATGTCCTGGACAATCCGATTATGGAGGATGCTGTCTATGATCAACTCTATCGTCAATTACAAGATTTAGAAACTCAATATCCAGAACTAATTACTCCTGATAGCCCAACTCAACGAGTTGGAGATCAACCCGCTTCGCAATTTACTTCAGTTAAACACAATATTCCTCTCTATAGTTTAGAAAATGCTTTTAATCAGCAAGAATTAGCCAAATGGCAAGAAAGATGGCAACGACAAGCACCAGATGTTCAGGATTTTGCCTATGTGTGTGAGTTAAAAATTGATGGCTCTGCTTTGGCTTTAACTTATGAAAATGGCATTTTAGTTCGAGGCGTTACTAGAGGAGATGGAGTGACAGGGGAAGATATTACTCAGAATATCCGTACTATTAGAACTATTCCCTTGCGACTCAATTTAGATAACCCACCCTCTATAGTAGAAGTAAGGGGAGAAGCTTTTTTACCCATCGCAGTTTTTGAAAAAATTAATCAAGAGCGGGAACAATCTGGAGAAGCTTTATTTGCTAATCCTCGTAATGCTGCTGCTGGTACTTTACGACAGTTGGATGCTAAAGTCGTCGATAAACGTAAATTGAATTTTTTTGCTTATACTTTGCATCTTCCCAATCATCCGAATCATCCTACTTCTCAATGGGAATCTTTAGAGTTATTACAAAAAATGGGATTTCGGGTAAATCCTAACCGTAAATTGTGTAAGTCTCTAGCAGAAGTAGAAGAATATTATCAAGAATGGGATACAGCTAGACGTAATCTTTCTTATTTAACCGATGGAGTCGTCGTCAAACTCAATAGTTACTCTCTACAACAAAGATTAGGTTTTACTCAAAAATTTCCTCGTTGGGCGATCGCACTTAAGTATCCAGCCGAAGAAGCTCCTACTATAGTTAAGGATATCATTGTCAATGTCGGTAGAACTGGCGCAGTAACCCCAATGGCTGTGATGCAACCAGTTCAACTAGCAGGAACTACCGTACAAAGGGCAACTCTTCACAATAGCGATCGCGTTTCTGAATTAGATCTCCGTATTGGCGATACGGTAATTATCCGTAAAGCAGGGGAAATTATTCCTGAAGTAGTAAGGGTAATGTCTCAATTGCGCCCTCCTGATACGCAACCCTACCAAATGCCTACTCATTGTCCCGAATGTAATTCTCAATTAATTCGTCCGAAGGGAGAAGCAGTAACTAGATGTGTCAATAGTTCTTGTCCAGCTATTTTACGAGGGAGTCTAATTCATTGGGCTTCCCGTGATGCTTTAGATATTAGGGGTTTGGGAGAAAAAATTGTTGTCCTTCTCATAAAACAAAACCTAGTCAAATCTATTGCCGATCTTTACTCTTTGGAAATAGAACAAATTGCTGCATTAGAAAGAATGGGACAAAAATCCGCCCAGAAATTGCTTAAAGCGATCGCTGATTCTAAAAATCAACCCTATGCTAGAGTTTTATACGGTTTAGGAATTCGCTATGTTGGTAGCGTTAATGCCAAATTATTAGCTCAAAACTTTCCCACCATTGAAACCTTATCCACCGCATCTGTAGCATCTTTGGAAGCAGTTTATGGAATAGGAGAAGAGATTGCTCAATCAGTTTTCCAATGGTTTAGAATTCCTGCTAATCAACTTTTAGTATCAGCTTTACAAAAAGCAGGATTGCAATTTAAACACCATAATTCTTCGAGCAAGACTCAATCTAATCTAACTGCAAATACTTTTACTGGTAAAACTTTTGTCATTACTGGTACTTTAACCACCCTTAAACGTAATGAAGCCAAAGATTTAATCGAACAAGCAGGAGGAAAAGTAACTAATTCAATTAGTAATAAAACTGACTATTTAGTAATAGGAGAAAATCCAGGTTCTAAATTAGCTAAAGCCCAAGAACTTAATATTCCTCAACTTGATGAAAATCAACTTTTAGAGTTACTTAAAACTTAA
- a CDS encoding superoxide dismutase gives MSLNRRNFFLILGATTGAAMFGTFPKLAIAQSSDAASDKPFQLPPLPYAYDALEPYIDAETMRFHHDKHHAAYTKKLNQAVNQYPELANQSAEDILRNMDTVPEDILTTVRNNGGGYVNHAMFWQIMSPDGGGNPTGAIATAITETFGSFDAFKEQFNEAGSKQFGSGWAWLVLDTNNQLQVMSTPNQDSPLMDGMYPIMGNDVWEHAYYLKYRNKRDEYLTQWWNVVNWEEVNKRYEQAIA, from the coding sequence ATGTCTCTTAATCGACGGAATTTTTTCTTAATTTTAGGCGCAACTACTGGTGCTGCGATGTTTGGAACTTTCCCCAAATTAGCTATAGCACAATCTTCCGATGCAGCTAGTGACAAGCCTTTTCAACTACCTCCTCTTCCTTACGCTTACGATGCCCTTGAACCTTATATTGATGCAGAAACGATGAGGTTTCACCACGATAAGCATCATGCTGCCTATACAAAAAAACTCAACCAAGCAGTTAATCAATATCCAGAATTAGCCAATCAATCGGCTGAAGACATTCTGCGAAATATGGATACTGTTCCCGAGGATATTTTAACAACCGTTCGTAATAATGGTGGTGGGTACGTCAACCATGCAATGTTTTGGCAAATTATGAGTCCCGATGGCGGAGGAAATCCCACAGGAGCGATCGCAACAGCAATTACTGAAACTTTTGGTAGCTTTGATGCTTTTAAAGAACAGTTTAATGAGGCTGGCAGCAAACAGTTTGGTAGTGGTTGGGCTTGGTTAGTTTTGGATACTAATAACCAATTGCAGGTAATGAGTACTCCCAATCAAGATAGTCCCCTGATGGATGGGATGTATCCAATTATGGGTAACGATGTTTGGGAACACGCTTATTATCTCAAATATCGCAATAAACGAGATGAATATTTGACTCAATGGTGGAATGTTGTTAACTGGGAAGAAGTAAATAAGCGTTACGAACAAGCGATCGCTTAA
- a CDS encoding nitroreductase family protein: protein MSDFTQQITELIRTRRSTKPRCFNGKRIEDSLVWEILENANWAPTHGLTQPWRFKVFTGSSLEKLANFQADLYKKLSENTNFKLEKYERMKTNILKSSHVIVICMKRQISEQIPEIEEIEAVACSVQNMALTATAYGICSFWGSGGVTYTQELKDFLGLEQQDYCLGYLYLGYSDRLSLTSRRDPIKQKVEWFD from the coding sequence ATGTCTGATTTTACTCAACAAATTACTGAATTAATTAGAACGCGTCGTTCGACTAAACCTCGTTGTTTTAACGGAAAAAGAATAGAAGATTCTCTAGTTTGGGAAATTTTAGAAAATGCTAATTGGGCTCCTACCCATGGCTTAACTCAGCCTTGGAGATTTAAAGTTTTTACTGGTTCTAGTTTGGAAAAGTTGGCAAACTTTCAAGCAGATTTATATAAAAAACTGAGTGAAAATACTAATTTCAAACTAGAAAAGTATGAAAGAATGAAGACAAATATTCTTAAGTCTTCTCACGTAATTGTTATTTGTATGAAACGACAAATATCCGAACAAATACCTGAAATTGAAGAAATAGAAGCAGTAGCTTGTAGTGTACAAAACATGGCTTTAACAGCTACTGCCTATGGTATTTGCAGTTTTTGGGGTTCTGGAGGAGTGACTTATACTCAAGAATTAAAAGATTTCCTTGGTCTGGAACAACAAGATTATTGTCTTGGTTATTTATACTTAGGGTATAGCGATCGCCTTAGTCTGACAAGTCGTCGCGATCCAATTAAGCAAAAAGTAGAATGGTTTGATTAA
- a CDS encoding acylphosphatase, whose amino-acid sequence MKKIRAIVSGQVQGVGFRMSTRSQARQIGIDGFVRNLSNGNVEIMAKGEAQKVDQFLEWAKSGPPSAVVNKLEVEVLVDDGEEFDGFEIRK is encoded by the coding sequence ATGAAAAAGATCAGAGCAATAGTTTCAGGACAAGTACAGGGTGTAGGATTTAGGATGTCTACTCGCTCTCAAGCTAGACAAATAGGAATTGATGGATTTGTCCGAAATTTGAGCAATGGCAATGTAGAAATTATGGCAAAAGGAGAAGCCCAAAAAGTAGATCAGTTTTTGGAATGGGCTAAGTCTGGACCACCGTCGGCGGTAGTTAACAAGCTGGAAGTAGAAGTTCTGGTTGATGATGGTGAAGAATTTGATGGTTTTGAAATTCGTAAGTAA
- a CDS encoding isocitrate/isopropylmalate dehydrogenase family protein gives MKKEYQLTVLPGEGIGTEVVDAAVLVLQELAKIYQFSLDINYGLIGKSAYQQLGNYFPELTAKLCQNSDGILFGAVSQGGLLELRKRFDFYLNVRPVRPLLSLLDKSSLKAEKLIGVDLLFVRELVSGIYFGAAGRGKDEQGDYGYHTMKYYDWEIKRIARFALQKAQQRKKLLTVAHKQNALPHLPWSALVKAEAHNFPDVKIEPMLVDTLAMQLVINPQHFDVILAGNLFGDILSDLGGALVGSIGLLGSASINANGFGMYEPVHGTAPDLAGKGIANPLGTFNAVGLMLQQWGENQAAQKLIQTQENLLAKGYRTADLYSQTESEILVNTKTFTNLFIQEMYQ, from the coding sequence ATGAAAAAAGAATACCAACTTACAGTCTTACCTGGAGAAGGAATCGGTACAGAAGTTGTTGATGCTGCTGTCTTAGTTTTACAAGAATTAGCTAAAATTTATCAATTCTCTCTAGATATCAATTATGGTTTAATCGGCAAATCAGCTTATCAACAATTAGGAAATTATTTTCCAGAACTTACTGCTAAATTATGTCAAAATTCTGATGGAATTTTATTTGGTGCAGTTAGTCAAGGAGGATTATTAGAATTAAGAAAAAGATTTGATTTTTATCTCAATGTTCGTCCCGTTCGTCCTCTTCTTAGTTTATTAGATAAATCTAGTCTTAAAGCTGAGAAATTAATTGGTGTAGATCTTCTTTTTGTTCGAGAATTAGTGAGCGGAATTTATTTTGGTGCAGCAGGAAGAGGAAAAGATGAACAAGGTGATTATGGTTATCACACCATGAAATATTATGATTGGGAAATCAAAAGAATTGCTCGATTTGCTTTACAAAAAGCCCAACAAAGAAAAAAATTACTAACAGTTGCTCATAAACAAAATGCTTTACCTCATCTGCCTTGGAGTGCTTTAGTAAAAGCAGAAGCACATAATTTTCCCGATGTTAAAATTGAACCAATGCTAGTTGATACTTTAGCCATGCAGTTAGTTATTAATCCTCAACATTTTGATGTTATTCTAGCTGGTAATTTATTTGGAGATATCCTCAGCGATCTTGGTGGAGCTTTAGTCGGCTCGATAGGTTTATTAGGTTCAGCTAGTATTAATGCCAATGGTTTTGGAATGTACGAACCAGTTCATGGAACAGCACCAGATTTAGCAGGAAAAGGCATTGCTAATCCTTTAGGAACTTTTAATGCGGTAGGATTAATGCTACAACAATGGGGAGAAAATCAAGCAGCCCAAAAGCTAATCCAAACCCAAGAAAATTTATTAGCAAAAGGTTATCGTACAGCCGATTTATATTCTCAAACTGAATCAGAAATATTAGTTAATACCAAAACTTTTACAAATCTTTTTATTCAAGAAATGTATCAATAA
- a CDS encoding prolyl oligopeptidase family serine peptidase, with amino-acid sequence MSNFNYPLSKETEERDRFFNIEIKDPYRWLENPDSDETKAWVEAQNEVTFGYLSQLEIREKLKDRITQLWNYEKFGIPFKEGNRYFYFKNDGLQNQSVLYTLESLDGEPKVLLDPNKLSADGTVALSSLAISDDGKSMAYGLSTAGSDWIEYKVRDVETGKDLVDHLKWIKFSGASWTKDNQGFFYSRYDEPNEKTKLEEVNYYQKLYYHRLGTEQSEDILIYHRPDQKEWGFSGSVTEDGRYLVISVWRGTDPKNLIFYKDLQEPLSEIIELINEFEANYDLIDHDDSIFWFRTDLDAPKGKIIAIDINSPDKNNWQEIIPEAEETLGGIATLNNQFVADYLKDARSQVKIFSLDGTFIREVDLPGIGSAGGFNGKRTDTETFYAFTSFTTPATIYRYDLVTGKSTIFRQPTVDFNPNDYVTKQVFYPSKDGTNIPMFITHKKDLQLNGNNPTCLYGYGGFSVSLTPNFSIANLVWMELGGIYAVPNLRGGGEYGEEWHQAGTKENKQNVFDDFIAAAEWLITNKYTSSSKLAIAGGSNGGLLVGACMTQRPDLFAAALPAVGVMDMLRFHKFTIGWAWCSEYGSPENESEFKTLYSYSPLHNLKSGTKYPATMITTADHDDRVVPAHSFKFAAALQAAHAGDNPVLIRIETKAGHGAGKPTAKIIEEIADQWAFLVDNLKVET; translated from the coding sequence ATGTCTAATTTTAATTATCCTTTGAGTAAGGAAACTGAAGAGCGCGATCGCTTTTTTAATATAGAAATAAAAGACCCTTATCGTTGGTTAGAAAATCCTGATAGTGATGAAACTAAAGCTTGGGTTGAGGCACAGAATGAAGTTACTTTTGGTTATTTATCTCAACTGGAAATTAGGGAAAAATTAAAAGATAGAATTACTCAATTATGGAATTATGAAAAATTTGGTATTCCTTTTAAAGAAGGCAACCGCTATTTTTATTTTAAAAATGATGGTCTACAAAATCAAAGTGTTTTATATACTTTAGAATCTTTAGACGGCGAACCAAAAGTATTATTAGACCCAAATAAATTATCAGCAGACGGAACAGTTGCTTTATCTAGTTTAGCAATTAGTGATGATGGAAAATCAATGGCTTATGGTTTATCAACTGCTGGTTCGGATTGGATTGAATATAAAGTAAGAGATGTGGAAACAGGAAAAGATTTAGTCGATCATCTCAAGTGGATTAAATTTTCTGGTGCATCTTGGACAAAAGATAATCAAGGCTTTTTTTACAGTCGCTATGATGAACCTAATGAAAAAACTAAATTAGAAGAGGTTAATTATTATCAAAAACTTTACTATCATCGGTTAGGAACAGAACAATCTGAAGATATTTTAATTTATCATCGCCCTGACCAAAAAGAATGGGGTTTTAGTGGTAGTGTTACAGAAGATGGACGTTATTTAGTAATTAGTGTTTGGCGCGGTACCGATCCAAAAAATTTGATTTTCTACAAAGATTTACAAGAACCCTTATCAGAAATCATTGAATTAATTAATGAATTTGAAGCCAATTATGATTTGATTGATCACGATGATTCAATTTTTTGGTTTAGAACAGATCTAGATGCACCTAAAGGAAAAATAATTGCAATTGATATTAATAGTCCTGATAAAAATAACTGGCAAGAAATTATTCCCGAAGCCGAAGAAACTCTCGGAGGAATTGCTACACTTAATAATCAATTTGTAGCTGATTATCTCAAAGATGCGCGATCGCAGGTTAAAATTTTTAGTTTAGATGGTACTTTTATTCGTGAAGTAGATTTACCTGGTATTGGTTCTGCGGGTGGTTTTAATGGCAAAAGAACCGATACCGAAACCTTTTATGCTTTTACTAGTTTTACTACTCCCGCTACTATTTATCGCTACGATTTGGTAACAGGAAAAAGTACGATCTTTCGTCAGCCAACCGTAGATTTTAATCCCAATGATTATGTAACCAAACAAGTCTTTTATCCTAGTAAAGATGGAACAAATATCCCCATGTTTATTACCCACAAAAAAGACTTACAACTAAATGGAAATAATCCCACTTGTCTCTATGGTTACGGTGGTTTTAGCGTTTCTCTTACCCCCAACTTTTCTATTGCTAACTTAGTCTGGATGGAATTAGGAGGCATTTATGCCGTACCTAACTTACGAGGTGGTGGTGAATACGGTGAAGAATGGCATCAAGCAGGCACGAAAGAGAACAAACAAAACGTCTTCGATGACTTTATTGCAGCAGCAGAATGGTTAATTACTAATAAATATACCTCCTCTAGCAAACTTGCGATCGCTGGTGGTAGCAATGGAGGTTTATTAGTCGGTGCTTGTATGACTCAACGTCCAGACTTATTTGCAGCAGCCTTACCCGCAGTAGGAGTAATGGATATGTTGCGTTTCCATAAATTTACCATCGGTTGGGCGTGGTGTTCTGAATATGGTAGTCCCGAAAATGAGTCAGAATTTAAGACACTATATTCCTATTCTCCTTTACATAATCTCAAATCAGGAACAAAATATCCAGCAACTATGATTACTACCGCCGATCACGATGACAGAGTTGTACCCGCCCACAGTTTTAAATTTGCAGCAGCTTTACAAGCAGCCCATGCAGGAGATAATCCCGTGTTGATTCGCATTGAAACCAAAGCTGGACACGGTGCAGGCAAACCTACAGCCAAAATTATCGAAGAAATTGCCGATCAATGGGCTTTTTTAGTTGATAATCTGAAAGTAGAAACGTAA